In one window of Lewinella sp. 4G2 DNA:
- a CDS encoding IS5 family transposase, whose translation MSKIKKDERFEVKDKQDYRVVNWAEYNKALENRGNITFIIDESVTQNWYSDSPAQRGAQETYSDTCIEAIMMIKTIFRLPYRQSRGFTVGLLQLMDLAHLKVPSFTQVNRRFRTLNISPFAIPASGPITIAIDSTGVKVYGEGEWKCRKHGWSKRRTWRKLHLGVDPCTGFIHCHITTTNSESDESQVNDLLDQVEAEIDEVYLDGAYDAQSCYDGLLERDIWPVIPPQRGAVKWYWEEPGDADDYPRNQFIKRIEEVGRAEWKKEADYHQRSLSETAMYRYKTIFGPTHYSRSLETQTQENKIKIKALNHMTAHGMPISQLKNA comes from the coding sequence ATGTCAAAGATAAAGAAGGACGAGCGATTTGAAGTAAAAGATAAGCAGGATTACCGGGTAGTCAACTGGGCGGAGTACAACAAAGCCCTGGAAAATCGTGGTAACATCACGTTTATTATTGACGAGTCGGTCACCCAAAATTGGTATAGTGACTCGCCAGCCCAGAGAGGTGCTCAAGAAACTTATAGTGATACCTGTATCGAGGCCATTATGATGATCAAGACTATTTTTCGGTTACCCTATCGACAGTCTCGTGGTTTTACCGTGGGTCTGCTTCAACTCATGGACCTAGCGCACCTGAAAGTACCAAGTTTTACACAGGTTAACCGCCGTTTTCGCACTCTCAACATTAGTCCTTTTGCGATTCCAGCTAGCGGCCCGATCACGATTGCGATAGACTCGACGGGAGTCAAGGTTTACGGTGAAGGCGAGTGGAAATGCCGCAAGCACGGATGGAGCAAGCGTCGTACCTGGCGTAAACTTCATTTGGGTGTTGATCCTTGCACTGGCTTTATTCATTGCCATATCACGACGACTAACTCCGAGAGCGATGAATCTCAGGTAAATGATCTTCTCGATCAGGTCGAAGCCGAAATCGATGAGGTCTACCTTGATGGTGCTTATGATGCACAGAGTTGCTACGATGGTTTATTGGAGCGAGATATTTGGCCTGTCATTCCACCTCAGAGAGGCGCGGTGAAATGGTATTGGGAGGAACCGGGTGATGCCGATGACTATCCTCGCAATCAATTTATTAAACGCATAGAAGAAGTCGGAAGGGCAGAATGGAAAAAAGAAGCCGATTACCACCAACGAAGTTTATCTGAGACGGCGATGTACCGTTATAAAACCATCTTTGGTCCAACCCACTACTCTCGATCACTTGAAACTCAAACGCAGGAAAACAAAATTAAAATCAAAGCACTCAATCATATGACAGCCCATGGCATGCCGATTTCTCAACTAAAAAATGCTTAA
- the ltrA gene encoding group II intron reverse transcriptase/maturase — protein MTTPSGRKVRHRKINWHRTRGLSKLTPKHFLDAYQKVRRNAGGPGVDGVTLADFALDLTGNLYTLWNRVTSGSYHPAAVRRKGIPKGNGQTRYLGIPTVGDRIVQQVIKDRIEYILEAEFMDCSYGYRPGRSQHDALQVVRLGVRQTSWVVDLDVSKFFDEMPHDLLRKALDRHITDKQTRDLIDRWLEAPHQDEEGQLHYPQGVGTPQGGVVSPLLSNLFLHYTLDKWMAINRPEEKLVRYADDAIIFCHSRTRAEMVKRLVEERFRACGLRLHHEKTRIVFCKRSNNASSHENISFDFLGYRFKPCSKRTQSGKLFTSFDGAMSPKKKKLKTAEFRAMKFHLWNTTTLEKIAEVLNPILRGILNYYGRFNPHGMESVMMAVNDRLCKWASRKYRKVGKSIHRVRKWLRTTATRRPELFAHWQWGFTYI, from the coding sequence ATGACAACGCCGTCGGGTCGCAAGGTCCGACATAGGAAGATCAACTGGCACCGGACACGAGGACTATCTAAGTTAACCCCAAAACACTTTCTGGATGCTTATCAAAAAGTAAGGCGAAACGCAGGAGGACCAGGAGTTGACGGTGTGACGTTGGCAGACTTTGCCCTCGATCTGACCGGTAACCTGTATACTCTGTGGAATCGAGTAACCTCGGGTAGCTATCATCCGGCTGCCGTAAGACGAAAAGGAATACCGAAAGGGAATGGACAGACTCGCTATCTGGGCATCCCGACGGTTGGAGATCGAATAGTTCAACAAGTTATAAAGGACCGCATCGAGTACATACTGGAAGCCGAATTTATGGATTGTTCGTACGGGTATCGTCCAGGGCGGAGCCAGCATGATGCGCTCCAAGTGGTTCGGTTGGGCGTACGGCAAACGAGTTGGGTTGTGGATCTGGACGTGTCCAAGTTCTTTGATGAGATGCCGCACGACCTGTTGCGCAAAGCATTAGACCGGCACATCACCGACAAACAGACACGGGACCTTATCGATCGCTGGCTGGAGGCACCACACCAAGATGAGGAAGGACAATTACACTATCCGCAAGGAGTTGGTACTCCTCAGGGTGGGGTAGTGAGTCCGCTGCTATCCAACTTGTTCCTGCACTATACGCTGGACAAATGGATGGCGATTAATCGACCGGAGGAAAAGTTGGTACGCTATGCCGATGATGCCATTATCTTTTGCCACTCCCGGACAAGAGCGGAGATGGTCAAGAGACTGGTCGAGGAACGCTTCCGAGCGTGTGGTCTGAGGTTGCATCACGAGAAAACGAGGATAGTATTTTGTAAGAGGAGTAACAATGCTTCCTCCCACGAGAATATTAGCTTCGACTTCTTAGGCTATCGGTTCAAGCCTTGCTCAAAGAGAACCCAAAGCGGGAAACTGTTCACTTCTTTTGATGGGGCGATGAGTCCTAAGAAGAAGAAACTAAAGACCGCTGAGTTCCGAGCGATGAAGTTCCACCTGTGGAACACGACGACACTGGAAAAGATAGCTGAGGTGCTGAACCCGATCTTACGAGGAATACTCAACTACTATGGCCGGTTCAACCCGCACGGGATGGAAAGTGTGATGATGGCGGTTAATGACCGGTTATGCAAATGGGCTAGCCGGAAGTATAGGAAAGTAGGCAAATCAATCCACCGAGTGAGAAAATGGCTGCGGACTACTGCCACCAGGCGGCCGGAGTTGTTCGCTCATTGGCAGTGGGGATTTACCTATATTTAG
- a CDS encoding SMI1/KNR4 family protein: MAEQELGVDLPELFIDLLKVQNGGYTKGFAYPMTIETSWSKNHIPLYELFGIDLYHGPGNSSNILYSTYMIEEWGLPEKQVLLSGDGHWWITLDYRKSTIPSVNWIDCECSEDIHVANNFTDFIRIDFVYLPTYSPNLNLIERLWHFMRVKILNSTYYEKSSEFKSAIVSFLGGIKLYKEELRSLLTLNFRTVGGTSVHLSQTSS, translated from the coding sequence ATGGCTGAACAAGAACTAGGTGTAGATCTTCCTGAATTATTTATAGATCTACTTAAGGTCCAAAATGGAGGATACACAAAGGGGTTTGCCTATCCTATGACTATTGAGACTTCATGGTCGAAAAATCATATTCCTCTCTACGAACTGTTTGGTATTGATTTATACCACGGGCCGGGAAATTCTTCAAATATTTTGTACTCAACCTACATGATTGAAGAATGGGGCTTACCTGAAAAACAGGTTTTGCTATCAGGTGATGGACATTGGTGGATAACGCTGGACTATCGTAAATCTACTATACCTTCTGTAAATTGGATTGATTGTGAATGTAGCGAAGACATACATGTTGCAAACAACTTCACAGATTTTATTAGGATCGACTTCGTTTATCTACCAACCTATTCGCCTAACCTGAACCTAATCGAGCGCCTGTGGCACTTTATGCGGGTTAAGATATTGAACTCAACTTATTACGAGAAGTCTAGTGAATTTAAATCGGCCATCGTTTCATTTCTGGGTGGGATAAAATTGTATAAGGAAGAATTACGTAGCCTACTGACTTTAAACTTCAGGACAGTAGGAGGCACTTCCGTGCATTTGTCCCAAACCTCTTCGTGA
- a CDS encoding SRPBCC family protein — translation MKITENILIAREATFLFDFTQDYRNRLSWDTFLRKAIILNNAQEVGLGVKTYCESASGVGIETEYISFNRPNVTAVKMTSSNLIFKAFSGSWRFKKVHSSSTKVIFTYSFEFRWPFKLISRFIGYILAANMRGRLSDLKLYVEREYQSKATTN, via the coding sequence ATGAAAATTACAGAGAACATTCTGATAGCCAGGGAAGCAACATTTCTATTTGATTTTACGCAAGACTATAGAAATAGGCTTAGCTGGGACACTTTTCTTAGAAAGGCTATCATTCTCAATAATGCACAAGAAGTGGGTCTTGGTGTCAAAACATATTGTGAATCCGCCAGCGGAGTGGGAATAGAGACAGAGTACATTTCATTTAATAGACCAAATGTTACAGCTGTGAAAATGACGAGTTCGAATTTAATCTTTAAGGCATTCTCTGGTTCGTGGCGCTTCAAGAAGGTACATTCATCAAGCACTAAGGTGATCTTTACGTACTCCTTCGAATTCAGATGGCCTTTTAAATTAATAAGTAGGTTTATAGGGTATATTCTTGCGGCTAATATGCGCGGAAGGCTTTCAGATCTTAAATTATATGTTGAGAGGGAATATCAAAGTAAGGCTACAACCAATTAA
- a CDS encoding SH3 domain-containing protein: MKSFFLATFFAFCNINIYSQSTIQTGDTLYVWAGENLLLRSEPSADSEVLQRMKLGDILIAKENYNFNSAADFKVSTLVEGVYLEGGYIKVTIDDEIGYVFSGYVSDKEAYAAIDNVDHLHYDDLASYISRTCEMTDSSSQKNEFGTIVNTKFGENVEISRIWNRASSTTYILKDWTVNEVLLLVLNSYRLDQNDVSLPKLISYKRTDGFTIIEIDLGEIENTFTIFRSGPVILVTHYLSC, translated from the coding sequence ATGAAATCTTTCTTTCTGGCCACTTTTTTTGCTTTCTGTAATATTAATATATATTCTCAGTCTACAATTCAAACGGGAGATACACTCTATGTATGGGCAGGTGAAAACCTTCTACTTAGAAGTGAACCTTCAGCAGATTCTGAAGTACTACAGAGGATGAAGTTGGGCGATATTCTTATTGCAAAAGAAAACTATAATTTCAACAGCGCTGCAGATTTTAAAGTTAGTACTCTTGTGGAAGGTGTTTATTTAGAAGGAGGCTATATTAAAGTCACCATTGATGATGAAATAGGGTATGTTTTCTCAGGTTATGTTTCAGACAAGGAAGCGTATGCAGCTATTGATAATGTAGACCATCTTCATTATGATGACCTGGCATCTTATATCTCTAGAACTTGTGAGATGACTGATTCAAGTAGTCAGAAAAATGAATTCGGAACAATTGTGAACACCAAATTTGGCGAGAATGTAGAAATTAGTAGAATCTGGAATAGAGCATCTTCTACAACCTACATTCTAAAAGATTGGACTGTAAATGAGGTTCTTTTGTTAGTACTTAATTCATATAGATTAGACCAAAACGATGTCTCTTTGCCGAAATTGATTTCTTACAAAAGAACGGATGGATTTACTATCATTGAAATTGATTTAGGAGAAATCGAGAACACGTTTACAATTTTTCGGTCTGGTCCGGTCATTTTAGTAACTCACTATTTGTCTTGTTAA